GCAATCGTTCAAGGTCACGCCACTCGACATGCACTAGGTAATCGGGGCTACGAACGATTTCCTGAGCTAAGGCTTGCAACATGGAACGCAGGGCACGTTCTACGATTGCCCCCGGAGCGTCATCTTGGTTGCGCAGCGCTTCCTGTTGTTCCGAAATATAGCGCTTTAAACGGGGGCGGCCGCCGTTGGCCGGCCACACGATTCGGCCGTCCGTGTCTTCGGTTTGCGCCCGTTCTAAAGTGAACCGCCAGTGCCGGCCATTCGGAGGAAGATGTCCTCTCCAGTCGTATTGAAGGCGTGGCCGCACCCCATGAACCGTGAGATCGGCAAGCAAATATGGCCCGCGAGAATCATTGTCGGGATTACGATAGCGGTCTGGATTGGGAAGTGATGGGCGCTCGCCTGACTGGTGTGTGTCTTGAATGCTCACGATCTATTCCTCGCTGTCCGGCCAATTGCCGCCAGTTCGGAGATCGGCGATATCGGTTGAGTCCTTGGGCATTTGTAACGAGATGTGCCAATCTCGAGGTAGGGTTCGCTGCGAAGCGAACTCGACGCGCTGAATTGCAGGTGCTTCGGACGAGCCGTACTCGACTCTTTGTGCATCTTCGAGAGGGACCATTTCTGGCTCTATCCAAAGAGCCACCCCCAGGAAAACGTGACCTAGCAGATGAGTGTCGCCGCCATGGTGGATCACTACGTTGCCGGAATATGGAACACGCGCGGTTCGAATGATCGGCGGTGCGCCCTTCGCAATGTCGCCGAAGGGATTCAGTGCCGCTTGAACTTCCTGCCAAACATCATTGAGTGACCAAGTCGAGCCGTTGTCTGTGTTGCGGAAGATAGATGCGAATAAGTCAGTATTTTCTGGCAGAGCGAAGTCGAATTCATCCGGTGGTGTTGTGCCAGACTCGTCCGGGCGAAAGGTCCGAATACCCACCCCAGCAAGGGCACACGCTTTGTGCCAGAAGATCACGAAATCCAGCTTCAAGAGTTGATTGATATCTGCGACTGAGAATTCCGACGCCCGCCGAAGCGAAATGCTGTGCTGTAGTGCTACGGCTTCGGCCTCGGGCGAAAAGCCTGATGCGCTGACTGCTATGGTGCGGTCTGCGCCGATTGCTTGGCGTTTGGCCGCCAGCTGTTCAATCCAGGTGACATCTTGTTTCTTGCTTCTCCGCCGACACTCTACCGTGATGAGGATCTCCGATGTCCCGGCTCGCGTGCGGATGCTCGCATCGACCTCGCGTAGCCGGCCAGTGACCCTGCACTTGATCCGGTCAGGGGACCTTACGACAATGCCCGCGGGGCCGGCGTCGGCCTCGATCCGCGCAATCAAACGCTCGAATCCGCGCCATTCGGGATCTTGGCGGCGTCGAGCAGTCACTCCTCGCTGCCTTTCTTTTTTGCCGCCGCGTCGAGAAACATCGGGAAGAAGCTTCGCTGCGTTTTCACCTTGATGACGTCGTTAACGCCGATCGTATTTGCCTTCCTCCTCTCGCCGCCTGCGGGAGTGATCACCTCCAAATCCGGGCTCTCGATGATCGCCGCATGGACATCCTCCGCATGAGCAGGAGTGATGTTGTAAATGCTCTCGTAGAAGTCGATTACGGACATGGCATCGCCGGATTCCGTCACGAGGCGTGGGATGTCTCCCAAGAGTTGGTTCTTCGCGGAGGCCCGACCCTTATCGTCGAACAAGTAGAGCATTCCCTCATCGTGTCTGGGGTCATACGATAGCATATTGAGGCCCGAGCGACCGAAATGCGCCTGGAGGCTCGCATTGTCATGAAGGATGTTGTTGTAGACCTGCCGTGCCCGATAGGCGTTGGCGAAGTGGATCAGCCAATACCTCCATCCGCCAGGATTGTTGATAGAGAAGGGACTCACGTAGGGCGCACATAAGCGAAAGGCGTCGAAGACAATCTTCTCCGCAGTTCCGAGCCAATCGTTCTTGCTCATCAAACCATTGAGCGCATCGATACTCGCGCTCGTCAGCCCAAGATGAGCAAGCCGTGTTCTCAGCTGCTCTGGCTGGTTCTTCTGCAGGAAAGCGAGCAGTGAACTGATCATAAAAGTGTAGAAGATTTCTGCAGCGGGATAGGAATGCATGATGTCGAGGAGCGTATCCCTCTCGACATGACTGTCGCCGCATTGATCTAGATTGAAGATAACGCTCCGATACCGTCCTTGTTCAAGGAGTATCTTGATCTTCGGATATGCAGCCTCGAAAAATTCGTTCAAATACTCGACGCGCAGGTGCAGCTTCGGGCACGTCTGAGCGATAGCAGCTTGCATCGGCGCGACATGTGTCTTCAACAATTCAATGGCATCGCGACTGGCGTCATTGAAGATCAGAAGGCATTCGACCTCGATCGCGCCAAGGCCTTGTACCGACCGATGTGTGTTTACCGCCTCGACGGCGCGCTGCAATTCTTCGATGAATATCAGCGGTGATCCAGGTGTCCCGCACTGGTATCGTCCGCCGCCTGCAAAGCCATCCACGATTGCAAGCCGAAACCGTTCCTGCTGCGGCAGCCTGCAGCGGACGCTGAGATAATCGAAGACGTATTCGCGCAGGATTTTGTGCTTGCGCTTGGAATGCTCCTCAAGCTTCGCACCATCAGCCCATTCGTATGGTTTTTCTACCACCTCGCCCCCAATCCCTCGATGGCCCCTTTAAGGAACAGCGATGGGAACGGTGGGCATCTCATCCCAGGTCCGTCCCCGATACTCGCGTCCGTTGGCTCTTTTTGAGCGCTTTTTATTGTCTTTGCCCCAGGTGCCCCACTGTTTAAAAAAGAAGGCTGTTCCTGCCGACAGGCACTGCAGATGTATTTCGTCGATCCATTCCTCACGGATTGGCCGAGCTGACTTCCCACTCTCGCCGCCGACGATCGCCCAATGGATATCGCGAAGATCGACACGACCGACGGCACCAATAAGAGGCTCGAAGGAGATGAACCTTATGGCCGCCGGTGCCTGGCGCAGGTGTCCTACGCGTTCGACCACATCCGAGTTCTCGATGCTGGTGCCGAGCCAGACATTCGGCAAGATCTCGCCAATGTGAGTGGCCACCAGCTTAGCCATGCGTTCGGGACGTTTCGTCAGAATCTGGTAGTGGTGATGCTGTGTCTCGCGCATGACCTGCCAGACGTCACTGATGAAGGCGTCGCTAACCCGTTCATGGAAGAGGTCGCTCATCGAGTTTACAAATATCTTACGGGACTTGCGCCAACGGAGAGGAATCGATAGCGACTCGCGGTCCTCCCGAACGACACCATTCCAGACCGTGCGTTTCCCCGTTTTGCGGGTCAACTTGGCGTATTTCTCCACGCCCATAGCCTCAAGGCGCCTCGCCATTTCCATGGCGTAGCAATGAGTGCAACCAGCGGTGACGATCGAGCAGCCCGCGACTGGATTCCAAGTGGCGTCCGTCCACTCGATCTGAGTTTCAGCCATCTTGTCCCCCGTGCTGATTTTGTGCAGGCCGGTGCATTAGGCGGTTCCAGTCATCGTTCGTTGGCACGCTTGTGACGGCGAGCAACTGTATGAACAGTCGGGTCCGGCTTTGCGCCGATATCGCCGAAATTCTGGAGACGAAGCGCAGGCCGAGTGGGAAGCTTCACCGTCAATTCAAGCTTTCCGCCGATTGCCTCCACGTAGCTTCGCAGCGTCGACAGATGCATATCCGTCTGTTTCTCGATCTTCGACACGGACGGCTGCTTGATGTTCAGCGCGGTTGCAATATCCCCTTGAGCCTTGCCGGCGATCTGGCGCAGCTCTCGCAGCCCGTCGACCTGATCTCGCAGATCCAGGAAGTGCGCCTCGATTTGCTCCTGTCGGCCGCGGGGCAGCTTCGCGACGACTTCATCTAGCTTTCGACCCATTGGATCACCGTTGTATGTGGATCGCTGGTGCTAGCGACTCCGCCTTAGACTTGGACCCGAAAGCCCGAAACGCCATCTCGAAGCGTGATGCAACCTAACGGCCTTCATATAGCTTCAGGGCTATGTCGCAGTCAATGATGACGCCGTCTGTGTATCTGCGTGGATGCACGTTTGCCGTCGTCGCGGGACAGGGGAAGGGGCGTCCGCTGATGCCGATTCTTGCAGCTCAGTCTTCCGCAGCGAAGAGACGACAGGCCTTCGATGCATTCGTGCGGAGCGGCCAGACGCCGGTTCGTTAGGCCGATTGACGGTAGTTGTTTGATGAGGGATCTCTGCTCCGGGAGCAGTTTGAGCAAAACATTTGCTCACTCCTCATCGCGATAGATGCTGAAGCCACGAAAAAAATTTTCCGGCGAAAAACTCTGCAAAATCAAAAGCGTAGAATTTTGACGGTATGAGTGTCGGCGTTCTCGCCGTTAGAGAATACATTTGACTGGAAAATCAAATCGTTAGGTGGTGTTTGAACAATCGAGTGGGGGGCGTTCGAATCTGCCTTGATCGGATCCGATTGCGCGACAGCGCGTCATTGCGCGCGTTATCGTGGAAGAAGAAGAAGCGAACAGTCAGTGCACACGAACTGCACACGCGGCGACTCAAATATATGAAATATTAGACTTTTTTCTCCAATCCATCATAGGCTCGACAGTGCTCGCGGTATCCTCGCGATCGCTTTTTGAGCGGGTGGCCGCGCGCGCAGAAATGGGGGCTCGCACCACTCGGGTGAAATTAATCATCCGGGTTGGTTCATGGCACTTGTGATCTGAGCCGCAATAGCATCCGCCGCCTCATGGAGTGGGGATGCAGCAAGGTGCGCATAGCGGGCTGTGGTTGTGGGCTGTGAATGTCCGAGTAGAGCGCCAATCATGGGCAGACTGAGCCCACTCGCGGCGCCGACACTGGCGAAGCTGTGGCGCAGGTCGTGCAATCTCAAATTATTGAGCCGTGCAGCTTTGCAGATATGCTCCCACGGCTTTCGAATTGATCCAAGCGGCTCCGAGGGTGGTTTGCCGGGGAACACATGTGGGCTGCCGTCGATACGCACAACGCCCTTCAGGATTTGCAGAGCGGGCTCTGACAAGTAGACGGTCTTTGCGCCGGTCTTGCTGTCTGGCAGGAGCAACAGGCGACGCTCGAAATCGACATGGGACCACTTTAGGCCCAGAATTTCTCCAAGCCGGCACCCGGTGAGTAAAAGTAGCCGGATGACGGCGACAGCATATGGATTTTCAGAACGCGGGCCCGTTCGCATCTGGCCGCCGCGCTTGGGTTTCCTTGGAACCGTTGACATCGCATGATCGGGATCAAGGAGAAGACGACCCTCCTCTGCGGCAACTAACGCCTCTCCGAGACGAATTAATTCGTCAGTTGAGAGGAATCTTTCGATTTTGTGCTCCGCAAAGCGCTTCGCTCCGCGGCATGGGTTGGAGCCCGCAGGACGGTATTTCCAGTCCTCGGCCAATTCGAACATCTTCGACAAGAGCGCTTGAACGCGATTGGCGACGATTTCGCCGCCCCGAACGATGCGCCGTCCCTGACGCTTCGTCTTCTCGTCTTTCGCTGTCTTACCTGCTGCAACGTCGCGCATGACGCGCGCCACGTCCTCGCGCTCTACTTCTGAGACTTTGAGCGAGCCGATGAGCGGGTTGACGTGGTTATCGAGATTTCGACGATCCTGGGCGAGGCCGGACGGCTTCTTGTGAGGGCGCGCATATTCTTCGATGTATCGCTCGCCCAGGTCTGCGACGGTCGGCATGGCGCGGTCACGTGATCGGTCGAGCGCGGGATTGCCGCCCGAGGCGATGAGTCCGCGCAGGCGCCGCGACTCGTTGCGCGCCTGCTCGGCTGTGAATTCGATTCCATGCCGCCCGATGGTGACACGATGGTCGCGACCGTTTCGGCTGTACTGCAAGAGATAGATGCGGCCGCCCTTAGGCGTGACCTTGCAACCGAACCCGGGGATTTCGCTGTCCCACAGGAAAGTGTCGCGCTCGCGTGGCTGTAGCGCCTCGACCGTCCGCTTCGTGATCCTGTCGCGCATGGTGACGCTCAAGGGTTGAAAATGGCCATTTCGAATGTCGCGAAGGTAGAGGCGAACGCCCTTTCTAGCAAGGGGCCAGCAAGGGCGCGGAGGAAAGTCGTCGGATATCGGAGCGCACAATAGCGAAGAGAGGGATGCCCGCTGGGTTCCCTTAAATAATTGAAATTTCGTATTTTAGAGCAGGATTTCGGAGGATGGGGATGGTGCCCAGGGGCGGAATCGAACCACCGACACTGCGATTTTCAGTCGCATGCTCTACCAACTGAGCTACCTGGGCCCGCGCGCGGCGCGTGGAGGGGCTTATAGAAAGGGGGCCGCCTCTTGTCCAGCGGCTCGGGCAACTTTTCTTGGGCTTCTTGCCGTGGGCCCCGGCTTCCCCTAAACCCGGCGGAAACCGGAGGGAATATGAGCGATATCAGGCGAATTGGCGCGGGTCCGCGCATGAGCAAAGCGGTCGTGCGGGGCAATGCGATCTATACTGCGGGCCAGGTGGCGGAGAAGACCAAGGGCGGCTCGGTCGCCGACCAGACGCGCGAAATTCTCGGCCTCATCGACGAGCTTCTGGCGGAAGCCGGCAGCGAGAAGGCCAAGATCCTTTCCGTCACCATCTACCTTTCCGACATTTCGACCTTCGCCGAGATGAACGGCGTCTGGGACGTCTGGGTCGACAAGGACAATCCGCCCGCCCGGGCGACCGTCGAAGCCAGGCTCGTGGCCCCGGACTACAAGGTCGAAATCGCCGTCATCGCGGCGAAGTAGCCCCGTTGAGGGGATTATCGGGGTCCCATCCGTAACGCAGCGTCTCCAAGCGCATGGCGAGCGTGTCGATCAGCAGCAGACGGCCGACGAGGCTCTCGCCGAAGCCGACGATCTCGCGGACGACTTCGAGCGCCATCATCGCGCCGACGACGCCGGCGAGCGCCCCTAAAATCCCCGCCTCCTCGCAGCTCGGCGCGGTCCCGGGCGGCGGGGCTTCAGGGAAGAGGCAGCGATAGGTGGGATTCGGCTTGCCGTCCGGCCCGGCCTCGAAGGGCCGCAGCGTCGTCAGCGACGCGTCGAAGCCGCCGACGGCCGCCGTCACCAACGGCTTTCTTTCGAAAAAGCACGCATCCGAGACGAGATAGCGCGTCGCGAAATTGTCCGAGCCGTCGGCGACGACGTCATAGCCGGAAATGAGCGCGCGGGCGTTTTCCTGCGTCAGACGAAGGGCGTGCGGCTCGACGCGGACATGCGGGTTGAGCCGGCCGATCGCCTCCCTCGCGCTCTCGACCTTCGGGCGGCCGATTCCTTTCGTGTCGTGAATGATTTGGCGCTGCAGATTGGAGAGCGAAACCGTGTCGTTATCCACAATCGCGATCACGCCGACGCCGGCGGCGGCGAGATATTGCAGGAGCGGCGCGCCGAGCCCGCCTGCGCCAATCACAAGTACGCGCGCTGATTTGAGTTTTTGCTGACCTGGACCGCCGATCTCGCGCAGCACGAGGTGGCGGGCGTAACGTTCGATCTCCTCGGGAGAGAGGCTCATCAGGTCTCCGGCGCTTGCATTGGACGTGGAGCTGGCGATGCTGCGACTTGCGCCGATTCGGGCGTGGGGCAGCAAGCGGCTTTTTCATGACCATAGCGGCTCCGCCGCCCGGTCTCCAGCCGGACGAATATGACGAGATCGAAGCGGCCGTCGCCTCGACGGCGCGCGGCCGTCTCTTTCTGGCCGAACATGCGCGCCGCGCGCGCGGCGCCGAGGGGGCCCGCATGCTCGCGGCGATCGAACGCCTGGAGGCGCGGCTCGAGGCGCAGCGGGCGCTGGCGCCGGCGGAGGCTTTCTCGCTCGCGGATCGCCTCACGGAGCTGTCCTGGTCGCTGCGCGAAAGCGGCGTTGAGGACTTTGTCTGCGGTCAGATCGACGCGCTGGCGCAGGAATTCCGCGGCGCGGGCGGCGGCGTGACGATTATCGAGAAACAGGCGACGCCCGAGGTCGAGCCGGCGCTTGGACCGGCGAGAGCGCACGAAAATGCGACCGCGCGCGAGCGGGAGCCGTCGCATCCGTCCACCGCGTTGAATGCCCCCGCGCCGGAGCCGATCGTCATCCGCCCGGACGCGCGCCTCGCGGCGCTCTCATGGCTGGACCGTCTGCCCCTTATCGACCGCTTCGCGCTTTTCGCCTGAGTTTTTGAGCGTCTCGCGCCCGGCGCCGCTGAGCGACGCCGCGCCGCGGGCATAGACGATATTGTCGAGAAACTGGCGCGTGCAGTTTTCCCAGGTGAAGGTCAGCGCATGGGCGCGCGCCGCTTCGCGCGGAATGTCGAGCGCCGCCAGCGCGGCGGCGCGAAGGTCTTCATCCAATATGCCGGCGCCGCTGCCGCCGACGACATCGAGCGGCCCCATC
The nucleotide sequence above comes from Methylocystis parvus OBBP. Encoded proteins:
- a CDS encoding restriction endonuclease, giving the protein MSIQDTHQSGERPSLPNPDRYRNPDNDSRGPYLLADLTVHGVRPRLQYDWRGHLPPNGRHWRFTLERAQTEDTDGRIVWPANGGRPRLKRYISEQQEALRNQDDAPGAIVERALRSMLQALAQEIVRSPDYLVHVEWRDLERLLGEVLSGLGFDVLVTRPGRDGGFDLELRCVEAGQPVIYLVEIKHWKAPSRPGSDILERFFEVVMAYGASRGLLVSSSGYSVPALSGRSEIARQLVRLGDADKIVALCQSYVRHRIGAWTPTDALPSILFADTF
- a CDS encoding restriction endonuclease; this encodes MTARRRQDPEWRGFERLIARIEADAGPAGIVVRSPDRIKCRVTGRLREVDASIRTRAGTSEILITVECRRRSKKQDVTWIEQLAAKRQAIGADRTIAVSASGFSPEAEAVALQHSISLRRASEFSVADINQLLKLDFVIFWHKACALAGVGIRTFRPDESGTTPPDEFDFALPENTDLFASIFRNTDNGSTWSLNDVWQEVQAALNPFGDIAKGAPPIIRTARVPYSGNVVIHHGGDTHLLGHVFLGVALWIEPEMVPLEDAQRVEYGSSEAPAIQRVEFASQRTLPRDWHISLQMPKDSTDIADLRTGGNWPDSEE
- a CDS encoding three-Cys-motif partner protein TcmP — protein: MVEKPYEWADGAKLEEHSKRKHKILREYVFDYLSVRCRLPQQERFRLAIVDGFAGGGRYQCGTPGSPLIFIEELQRAVEAVNTHRSVQGLGAIEVECLLIFNDASRDAIELLKTHVAPMQAAIAQTCPKLHLRVEYLNEFFEAAYPKIKILLEQGRYRSVIFNLDQCGDSHVERDTLLDIMHSYPAAEIFYTFMISSLLAFLQKNQPEQLRTRLAHLGLTSASIDALNGLMSKNDWLGTAEKIVFDAFRLCAPYVSPFSINNPGGWRYWLIHFANAYRARQVYNNILHDNASLQAHFGRSGLNMLSYDPRHDEGMLYLFDDKGRASAKNQLLGDIPRLVTESGDAMSVIDFYESIYNITPAHAEDVHAAIIESPDLEVITPAGGERRKANTIGVNDVIKVKTQRSFFPMFLDAAAKKKGSEE
- a CDS encoding DUF5131 family protein, with the translated sequence MAETQIEWTDATWNPVAGCSIVTAGCTHCYAMEMARRLEAMGVEKYAKLTRKTGKRTVWNGVVREDRESLSIPLRWRKSRKIFVNSMSDLFHERVSDAFISDVWQVMRETQHHHYQILTKRPERMAKLVATHIGEILPNVWLGTSIENSDVVERVGHLRQAPAAIRFISFEPLIGAVGRVDLRDIHWAIVGGESGKSARPIREEWIDEIHLQCLSAGTAFFFKQWGTWGKDNKKRSKRANGREYRGRTWDEMPTVPIAVP
- a CDS encoding XRE family transcriptional regulator, which produces MGRKLDEVVAKLPRGRQEQIEAHFLDLRDQVDGLRELRQIAGKAQGDIATALNIKQPSVSKIEKQTDMHLSTLRSYVEAIGGKLELTVKLPTRPALRLQNFGDIGAKPDPTVHTVARRHKRANER
- a CDS encoding tyrosine-type recombinase/integrase — protein: MRDRITKRTVEALQPRERDTFLWDSEIPGFGCKVTPKGGRIYLLQYSRNGRDHRVTIGRHGIEFTAEQARNESRRLRGLIASGGNPALDRSRDRAMPTVADLGERYIEEYARPHKKPSGLAQDRRNLDNHVNPLIGSLKVSEVEREDVARVMRDVAAGKTAKDEKTKRQGRRIVRGGEIVANRVQALLSKMFELAEDWKYRPAGSNPCRGAKRFAEHKIERFLSTDELIRLGEALVAAEEGRLLLDPDHAMSTVPRKPKRGGQMRTGPRSENPYAVAVIRLLLLTGCRLGEILGLKWSHVDFERRLLLLPDSKTGAKTVYLSEPALQILKGVVRIDGSPHVFPGKPPSEPLGSIRKPWEHICKAARLNNLRLHDLRHSFASVGAASGLSLPMIGALLGHSQPTTTARYAHLAASPLHEAADAIAAQITSAMNQPG
- a CDS encoding RidA family protein; its protein translation is MSDIRRIGAGPRMSKAVVRGNAIYTAGQVAEKTKGGSVADQTREILGLIDELLAEAGSEKAKILSVTIYLSDISTFAEMNGVWDVWVDKDNPPARATVEARLVAPDYKVEIAVIAAK
- a CDS encoding HesA/MoeB/ThiF family protein; amino-acid sequence: MSLSPEEIERYARHLVLREIGGPGQQKLKSARVLVIGAGGLGAPLLQYLAAAGVGVIAIVDNDTVSLSNLQRQIIHDTKGIGRPKVESAREAIGRLNPHVRVEPHALRLTQENARALISGYDVVADGSDNFATRYLVSDACFFERKPLVTAAVGGFDASLTTLRPFEAGPDGKPNPTYRCLFPEAPPPGTAPSCEEAGILGALAGVVGAMMALEVVREIVGFGESLVGRLLLIDTLAMRLETLRYGWDPDNPLNGATSPR